In Orcinus orca chromosome 15, mOrcOrc1.1, whole genome shotgun sequence, the DNA window AGACACCTCCCCGCAGCGATGACGTTTGCTCTGCCGTGTGTGTGTCCCAGGCCCGCCAGAGACAGCGAGGACGAAGAAGacgaggagaggaaggggagaggctgCTCTCTGCAGCATCAGCGCGCCCTCGTGCGCGTCCTCACCCAGTTCGTGGCCGAGTCACCCGACTCGGGTCAGCTGAGCTACATGCTGGGCCCCGACTGGCAGTTTGACGTCACTGACCTCGTGATGGATTTCATGAAGGTGGAAGAGCCGAGAATTGCTCAGCTACAGGACGGCAGGACCCTGGTGGGCCGGGAGCCGGGCATCACCACCGTGCAGGTACAGGCACCCGCCCCTCGCCGCCTCCCACAGCCCCGGTCTGTATTGATAAGGGTCCAGGTAGATGCTGTCGTGCAGGGCGGTGTGCGCCTGTGTCAGAGAATCATGGGCAGTAACAGGGTTCGTCGGTTCTAACAATCTAGACTCAAATTATATCTCGTgttgagaaaaaaatctcatttctttGACCAAAGCTGAATTAAACACACAGTCTAAGTAATCTTTCCCCCAATATGATAGTTTACTTTTCATGTATCACTGATAGGAGACAGTAGAACCTGTGAAAGCtagttttattttcctgaacTTGAGGATTAAACATTTAGCTATGTTTCACCTTAACAGTggacaagaaattaaaaaataaaacgtattgcactaaaattaataaaaagtgcTCTCCATTTTATCGTAGTAATAGGAAAACTATTTTCTAGCCAACGTTGACGGGATAATTCTGCAGAAAGAGTGCAGCATCGTTTTTgaataacaaattaaaatgttaatttggtAAACGCTCAGAGCTAATTAAGTCAGATTTTAGGTTTTGCCAaagttaatttttgacaaagctgtactcaacattatattttcattactcttCTATGTCTATGTAACAAGTCACCACCAGTCTCCCAACTTAAAGCACCACTAATTTATCAACTCGGAGTTCTGAAGCTGGGGAGTCCAGGTGAGCCTGGAGTACCAAGCCAGGTGTACCACAAGGCTGTGGTCAGGGTGTGGGCCAGGCTGGGCTTCTGTGCGGGCTTGGGAGAAGGATTTGCTTCCCAGCTCAGGTTGCTGGCAGAATGCAGTTCCTCGCAGTGTGGGCTCGAGGACACTGTTTCCTTGTGGACTGTCAGCCAGGGCTCATTCTCTgctcctagaggccacctgcCTTCCTTCTCATGGGGCCTCTCCATCACCAGATTCTCACTCTTTGAATCTCTCTGACTCTCCCTTCTTCCACCAGCCAGGGAAAGCACTCTGCCCGTGTGATTACAGGGGACCCACCCGGCTAACCCAGAAGAACCTGTCTATTCTAAGGCCAGCTGTGCTATATCCTATAACATAGTCGGGAGGGTGATGTCTCATCATAGTCACAGGTTTGAGAGATTAAGCAGGACCTCTTGGGCAGGACAGGTCTAGAAATTCTGCCTCCTAGATATTCCTCTCCATTTGTTAGTCACCCCCGCTTGCAAGCTAGATGGTGCATTCGGAGTGGTTTCTTAGAAGGAGAATAAGATTCTCTTTCCCACTTTGCTTTCCTGGTTTATCCGATGATGACGCAACAGCCCACGCAATGGTGATTAATGGCCCGTAGTGGACATCTAACTGCCCACTGAAAAGAATAAGTGCAGGGAGAGATGGCCGAGCACCAGTCCTTTAAAGTTTTACCACAATTCTGCCATTTTCACACCTAAATATTAGTTGTTGGAAAGATGTTACGCTTTGGTGCTTGGTACCCAGGTGGGCAAGTTTTAGTTATTGCCTTTAAATTAAATCatggtttgtttgggtttttttgtttttgaaaatacagTGCTGTTATCATGATGTGaatcaaagtaaagaaaagggaccAAGATGATACTTGTAAAACTCCTTCACTTGGAGAGCATAATTGAACAGGGGCgtaacactcacacacacaatttcCATACGTGCACTCGTGTCGGGAAACCTGGGAGAACACGGTGGTGGAAACACCAGTTAAGGAGTTTTGAATGGTGTGAGGGGCAGAGACTGAGGTGTCTCGCTGACCCTGCAGGTCCTGTCACCTCTCTCTGACTCCATCCTGGCTGAGAAGACGGTGACCGTCCTGGATGACCGTGTCACCATCGTGGACCTGGGCGTGCAGTTGGTGGCCGGCTTGTCTCTTTCCCTGCGGCCTCACAGGTTGGACAAAAGAGCAATCATCTCAACAGCAGTTGCCCAGGATGTGCTTCGAGCCCCACAGCAAGTAAGATTCCAGAACCCTTGCGTCCCTGGCCAGTGGAGACCACTTCTCTCTCAGTCACATCCCGCAAAGGAGATCCGTAGAGAGAGCACTCATGGCCGGGACTGGTGACTTTGAAGCTTCTTCCTGTTTATCCAGTCTGTCCTGTCTCTGAGGAAAGTACTCAGCGGCTTAGATACAGTTTCCTCGTATGTGTTTCCAATCGATCAACCACGCGCCCATATGCGACTTGCTTCAGAGCAGCCTTATCTGTTTTAGGCACCGTCCGCTGCTAGAccgtgaccagaggctcacatgTTTTCCCTTTTGCCAAAGCAGGTGCCTTTtgctacagtaagtcccctacatatgaacgagttccgttccgagagtgcgttcgttaagtccaacaaagttagcctaggtacccagctaatGCAATCGGCCATATAGTACTGTACCGTAATAggcttataatacttttcacacaaataatacataaaaaacaaacaaaaaataagtcttttttttttgcggtacgcgggactctcacccttgtgccctctcccgttgcggagcacaggctccagatgcgcaggctcagcggccatggctcacgggcccagccgctccgcggcatgtgggatcctcccggaccggagcacgaacccgcgtcccctgcatcagcaggcggactcttaaccactgcgccaccagggaagcccaaaataagacatttttaatcttacagtacaggaccttgaaaagtacagtagtacagcgcaacagctggcacacaggggctggcatcgagtgaaggggcaagaagagttactgactggaggagaggACGAGGGAGATGGTAGAGCACTGCTGTACTCTATACAGTCCTGTGCAGCAAaggacacaaaagcacaaccacttgcagAGGATGCAGGCACGTGAAAACGTACGCCGGACACGTGAACTAgtttatgtgattggacatgcgaacgcacgttcgcatctttgaaagttcacaacttgaagtttcggatgtaggggacttactgtactcagAAATTCCATTTCAGCTACTTGAACAAGCATGGCTACTAGGCACCCAATCACCACTGTTGACAATTATTGCCAACTCTCAAACTCTCCCCCATCTTTAAACTTTGACGTGTTGTTGATAAAGATACCAGGGCACTGTGCCTTTCAAGCCAGAGGGTCTCGTAATGCATCCTTCCTTAAGTGCTTCCAGCCAGTGCATGTTCCAGCAATCAGCATGGGCTTCCTAATAAAGAATGTTCAAAGGGATATTCTCTTGAGCAGGCGCCTGACTAGCTGCACCTGAATATGATTCAGATAAATTGTCTgatctttcaaaatgttttcagaaaggTCAAAGTCAAATTCTGTTGTCTGGCATGCAATAAATTAATATACACTTTCATGCACTTGTTAAAGCGTATTGTTTGTTTCTCACAGCAACTATAGCTATAGCTTAGGGCCGATGCCACTTCCAGGCAGCGTCGAGAGCTATTCATGATGATAAAACATAGAAGTCAGTTTTTTTCAGATTGTATGTTTAAATAATATGACATAGGAAATCGCATTTACATTTGCAGGTTTGAAGGAACCTGATTATAACAGAatgctttgctttcatttttcttaggaAGCAATAGTCAGTTCTTGGATTCTGTTCAGTGACGGTTCGGTGACACCTTTAGACATTTACGATTCCAAGGATTTTTCGGTTACTGTCTCATCATTGGATGAAATGGTGGTGTCTGTCCAGGCAAACCTTCAGTCCAAATGGCCGGTTGTCGTtgcagagggggaagggcaagggcCCTTGATTAAACTGGAAATGATGATCAGTGAGCCCTGTCAGAAGACCAAGAGGAAGAGCGTTCTTGCCGTGGGTAAAGGGAACGTCAAGGTCAAATTTGAAGCAAATACTGGTGCGCACCAAGGAGGCACCAACGACGTGGAGGGCGGCAGTCGGGAATATAAAGACCACGTGAGGAACAGCATAGAGCGTGAAGGAGGCCAGGAGAGGGCAGTGCAGCAGCGGTTCCAACATGGCGCCCTTGGCGGCCACGGGGAAAGAACCAACCAAAGCACAACCCCGCAGTCTCCCATGGAAGGAAAGGATAAGAAGCTGCTCAAGAGTGGTGGTCCAGACGCCTTTACAAGCTTCCCCACTCAAGGGAAGTTACCGGAACCCCATAATCCTAGTGACCTTACGGTGACCTCCAGGGGGTTGACCGACTTGGAGATCGGCATGTACGCCCTGCTTTGCGTCTTCTGCCTGGCCATTTTGGTCTTCTTAATTAACTGTGTGGCGTTTGCCTGGAAATACAGACACAAAAGATTCGCCGTGAGTGAGCAAGGCGACATCCCCCATTCCCACGACTGGGTCTGGCTGGGGAACGACGTGGAGCTTTTGGAGAACCCGGTGGACGTGACCCTCCCGTCGGAGGAGTGCACGACCATGATCGACAGGGGGCTGCAGTCCGAGGAGAGGAACTTCCTTCTGAATGGCGGTTCCCAGAAGACTTTCCCTAGTCAGCTGCTCAGACCTTCTGACTTTGTCTATGAGAAAGACATGAAAAACGAACCTCTGAGTTCGTCCGGCCCAAAGAGGAAGAGGGTCAAGTTTACGTCCTACACGACCATCCTCCCGGAGGACGGCGGTCCGTACACCAACTCCATCCCGTTTGACAGTGATGACAGCATCCAGTGGGTGTGCCCAGACATGGGGCTGGGGGCGTCCCAGGGCTTCAGAGAGTACATGGAGAGGCTGCAGGACCAGATGTAAACTCCTTTCTCATGTCTGTATTCACCTTTATGCCTTCTGCTTTTTGAATGGTGGAGCCCGAGTCTGACCAGCAATAGGGGATGAGTTAACAAAGCTTCGTTTGTGGAGGTCTGGCGGGATCCCTTTCGAAGCAGCCATCAGGGAGAGCAAAGGCAGCTGGGTTTGAAGCCAGGATGTGCCCCAGATAAGCTCCCAGGGGATCCTGGAGAAATTCTAAGACCACGGTTTTCTCTGCTGCCTGGTACTAGCTCAGTTCAAATATAATAAACCAGACCCCACAGACATTGTTAATCATCTCGTGGCGAAACTGCCGTGTGGAATTAGAAAAGACTTGGGTTTGATTTTTCTACTCCTAGACCTTTTAAAGCACAGTGGACATTTCTTGCCCTTGGCCTGAGATTGGACATACGTGAAAGCTGCTGAATGTAGCCGCCCATATTTGTTACGAGCACtgctcattatttttatatatctttgcaCCTGCACCTGGTTCCTTTGACCTCTGCAATTCTTTTTGAAACATGAAGACaagcaatttcattcttttctctgaaaTCTGTTTGATTCACATATGAATTTTAGTCCCTGTGGTGTGCCACGTCCTGTTATTTCCTGGGTGTCTGTGCAGGCGTTCAGGGTCTTTCCAGTTTTCCTCACTGCATCCCTTAGGGGCAATGTCTAAGAAGCTTAGCCTCATgccgtctttctttctttttgttgttgaactTTCTTGTATCAGACGGGGACATgggattttacttaaaatattaatatactgTAAGAGAGGGCCGTCTTCTTTACAGTTTTCTACATGAAGCTTAAAAACTTTGGAGAAAAGTTGTGAACAGTGAACCTTTCCTTTTATCTTCTGCTTGCGGGAGTCATGAGGACCTCTTTCCTGGGGTGCATTTCTGAGGACAAAAAAAAGTCCTCAAAATAGCTGTATTTATACTAATGCTTTGTGGTCAACACCATTTGTTATCCAAACTGAAATCAAAATCTAAAAATGATATGCAGAGAAAGGAAATTGCATAGGAAGTATCTTCAGATTAAACTTTTCTCTTACCagaacaaaactttttaaaaacggTAAATGAAATGATGTTTCAGCTTAGCAATATGTAGAAATCTACCCATACAATGATTTCcacccaccaccaaaaaaaaaaacaaacaaacaaaccccaaacataTATCTATCCTCAGTCATGACTCTGGCAGAGATAAAACCTATACAGGGTGTCCATTAATGGAGAACAGCAATGGGTTtacccccccaaattcataaaataaatgactTCCAGAAGCTTGAGAAGCAATTGTGATGAAAAACCATAGCTATTGGGAAATCGAAGtggcaagagagaaaaaaaaaatcatgattcctgcataatttttaaataatgtttttcaaAGAACAGCAAAGCAAGAATTTCAGATTAGGAAACCATGACAACGTTCTACGAAGATGCGCTAGCTGGAAAATCAGACACTGGATGAGTATATGCCTCATTCTGAGCTTTCTTGAGCCATTTGCATCTCTGAGAGGTAGAATTTTAAAGGCCCAAACAGTCAAGGACCTGCAGGAGGTGTTGAAACAGTTTCTTGACTCCTGATGGCTGTTGACTGGGCAATTCAAAAGGGTGTGCTTCCGTGGTTCTCTTCTAGGGTTCCGTGGACAGGAGTGTGACAACCAGCCTTCTCCAACCGCGACACGGCAGACACAGAATTCTCCTTGTGTCTCTTGCCCACAGGACTACAATACGTTTGTAAACTGCACCTAAGTTACCAGTGATAACGCTGCCTGACCTCAGAGGCTGGTGTTCAGTTGCTCTTGTGTTTAAAATGGGGGTTAGGAGCTGAAGCTGCTGAGGTTCCCCAGATCTTCCAGTTTGATTGGGGAATAAAGCCAGGAGACCCAGGCATCAGCTTCCAAAGGAGTTTGCAAAGAGATGGCTGACACCTTGTAGGAAGAGCGCCTCTGGTGGCCAGAGGAAGCTGCCTCTGCTTTTCAAATGGCTTCGCAAGGAGGTAGCTCAAAGAGAGGGATTCAGGCACTCGCTGAAACATAGCTGTCCCCGGGAGCCCTGCTACTCCTGGcagatattttccattttctctccctttggGTCTTGGACATTCCAGACAGGGTAGGGATGTCATTTCTGAAGCTGAGGACCCTCAACTAATACAGGGGGTgagtctctctctcacacacagcaGGCTGCCTCGCACTGGTAAAATAAGACTTCCCGTGGGTATAATTCGGGAGGGGACAAAGGAAGTTACTATTGTCACGGGGAGCCTTATTAAGGGGCATACAAGTTAGAGCATCTCCTGTGGTCCGAGTGCTTGACGTGACGCAGGAAGCAAACGGGAGAATCAGGAAGGGCCAGGGGTTTCTCTGCGGAGCCGGGAACTGACCGTGGTTCTGAAGACGCCTCCCTTGGGTAAGCGAACAACGTCACCCAGAGTGATGCAGGCTACATAAACCACCTTTGCTGGTTTCTGTTGAGACTCAGTCAGTTCAAAATAAAGATCAAATGGAAGGTTTCAGGGCAGAGATCCCTTTTACCATACCACACACACTCCCATATATGCACACGCACATACGTATTATACccacgtgtgtgtgtgaatagTGAAGAATCAGAAATTCAGTTTTTTTGTGGGAATCAACACTGTCAGTTGTTCTCAGCTTTGGTGTGGACACTATTCAGCTTAACAGAATGTCACTGAAGTTCTTTCCACTCTAAATATTCCCTGCTGACTAGAAACTATGGGTTATATCGGCTTGTTTTCCAACTagtcaatttaaaacaaataggAGCTATACCTCCAAAATATTTCAGCTCATATGGGGGGGGCATGGGAcccccctggtggcacagtgattaagaatccatctgccagtgcaagggacacgggttcaatccctggtcctggaagatcccacatgctacagagcaactaagcccgtgtgccgcaactactgagcctgcgtgccacaactactgaagcccgcgtgccacaactactgaagctcgtgtgcctagagcccgtgctccgcaacaagagaagccaccgcaataagaagcccgcgcaccgcaacgaagagcagctcccGTTCGCCGGAGacactggagaaagcccgcgcgcagcaatgaagacccaatgcagcccaaaaaatataaataaataaataaataaataaataaataaataaaatagggggAAATGACGTAAATTGCTAAGGCTTGAAATATGATTCGCTGAGGGCCATGCATTTGCCTGGATTTCCCAGGTTCTTACGGCTGAGATATCCAAAGGACAGTTGTCAATAACCTGAAAGAAACGATGTCAATAgagtcccttcctctcccctgagAATGGGATGTTCAGACTCCCCTTGAGGCAGACACCAGCAGCCTCTAGAGGGGACACCAGGCCGTGAGCTCCATGAGTCACACGGAGGGCAATTCAGATGCCCCATGAGGGCCAGGTGACCTACACCCGTGGAGGATGTGAGACCACTGTCTCCAGGGGCCAAACAGGCTGCTTTCCAGGCCAGCGTACAGCTATCAAGGAGCAGCTGCCACACAGAAGTCCTGGAGTTAAACCTACAGTGTTGcatttgagagaaagaaagaagaaaagacactgGAAGTTTCCCCTGGAAACTTCCCCCAAAGGACACACTGGCTAGCAGATCTCAGGATACGCTGTGTGAACCAAAAGGGAATAACTGACTTCCTGGCTCTTTTCTTTTGCACACTGGTCAGCCTGAGTTCCCAGACTGCAATCATCCTTAAATCGTAGGCAGAgagtttttatttataaagattGCAGGGAAAAAATGGATTAATTTCTGTCCCTTTGCTACATCTGTAGATGAAGTATTTTGTACTTGGATAACTTTAAGTTTTAGGAAGTCTGCCCTTGTGCATGTTGATCACCATTCTTGTCTCACTCTTTTAGAAGGGTGTCTTCCCAATGTTGGGACCACAGTAAAGTGTCTGAGAAGATCATTCATTCCAACTCCACTGACCACAGAGGGTGGTTTCATCTAAATCTTTCCTTTACCATTGACACCATTGTTTTTCTACTCTTGTCAACTCAAAAATGGCCTCAATTCTCCGTTCTAGTCTCTGTAAATGACACGGTAGATGGTTTATAAACCCAGCGACCATCTCCTCCCTCAAAATTATATTACGTGTAATGTATTGCGTGTCACCTGTTGTGTAAAGGAACAGTATGGGTGGTGGAAGAGTTACGCTAAAATACGGATATAGCAGATATTTTTGTATGTAATATAGGCAATATACTGAAACACTGAAAGGTGTGTTGGAATAAATACGTTTTAACATAAAAGCATGCAAAGCTATAGCTTTTAAATGTACAGATATCCCGCTCAGAAATACCTAAATTGATTATGGGAAAACATCAGAACCTGACGTCGTGAAATGCACTCAATTAAAGGTGCAGCCTTTAGAGGACATGACTTCTGTTGGGGTTGTTGATGGAATCTGCCAGAACATTTTGATCTTACTCTTCCttacttttggatttttttcctttttctttttttttttttttcctggaaatatCTCAGAAATAAAGTGACATCCTTTTCCAGCATAAAGGTATATACTAACCACAGggtaattcattctttttaacatgaaaataaacatttaaacattcTCCAGTGGTTTCATTATTTTATCCACATCTTTTACTTGCAGCATCTCTATGATTTGACTctctttatatgtttttctttttagccgGAGATTTTAACACCTTTGACGCAGCagtaaatggaaaccaaaagaaaatgtttcttgaaAGTTGCAAATAACTTTGACTTTTGAAAAAGGTAAACTTTTCAT includes these proteins:
- the TMEM132B gene encoding transmembrane protein 132B isoform X3, encoding MLNIIKKPKSQHPPYDISYIGESSFGAVYIHESTARGVAGWDTEVLNTAILTGKVVSVPVKVVAVQEDGSVVDVSEAVECRSADEDVVKVSNGCDSIFANGKEMKSKVDTIVNFTHQHFTSQLEVTVWAPRLPLQVDISDTELSQIKGWRIPVASNRRPARDSEDEEDEERKGRGCSLQHQRALVRVLTQFVAESPDSGQLSYMLGPDWQFDVTDLVMDFMKVEEPRIAQLQDGRTLVGREPGITTVQVLSPLSDSILAEKTVTVLDDRVTIVDLGVQLVAGLSLSLRPHRLDKRAIISTAVAQDVLRAPQQEAIVSSWILFSDGSVTPLDIYDSKDFSVTVSSLDEMVVSVQANLQSKWPVVVAEGEGQGPLIKLEMMISEPCQKTKRKSVLAVGKGNVKVKFEANTGAHQGGTNDVEGGSREYKDHVRNSIEREGGQERAVQQRFQHGALGGHGERTNQSTTPQSPMEGKDKKLLKSGGPDAFTSFPTQGKLPEPHNPSDLTVTSRGLTDLEIGMYALLCVFCLAILVFLINCVAFAWKYRHKRFAVSEQGDIPHSHDWVWLGNDVELLENPVDVTLPSEECTTMIDRGLQSEERNFLLNGGSQKTFPSQLLRPSDFVYEKDMKNEPLSSSGPKRKRVKFTSYTTILPEDGGPYTNSIPFDSDDSIQWVCPDMGLGASQGFREYMERLQDQM
- the TMEM132B gene encoding transmembrane protein 132B isoform X2, with amino-acid sequence MVNASYGPFSVEKTVPREFMLTSAPFGNMGQFPFNWKLKAHILGSSIYSNRPKVQTLFYITGMGWADGDPAEQLPCVKMFAFPEAREVAASCRLQGTPGLCVAELEVLPEWFSSGLDLEPEEEIPALLGGTAMELFFTLYPADQAGQCPLEEDSKWENNIHSGQDSPPPAPAARERIGSVVVYPTQDDLRWSLLSLDENVVLSVPLNLVREGDTATFLVSLASGSVADHFTLRIKAAAGVKITAVRVSSEDQWAVQEEIDNDSAQTAATLTCVGHHPDTQSRTNGSFYEILQVDFGIDNSSGLAGAQQITWQVEYPVEDAARELVVSEIFVSHTSFVGIVPLAMDTEVLNTAILTGKVVSVPVKVVAVQEDGSVVDVSEAVECRSADEDVVKVSNGCDSIFANGKEMKSKVDTIVNFTHQHFTSQLEVTVWAPRLPLQVDISDTELSQIKGWRIPVASNRRPARDSEDEEDEERKGRGCSLQHQRALVRVLTQFVAESPDSGQLSYMLGPDWQFDVTDLVMDFMKVEEPRIAQLQDGRTLVGREPGITTVQVLSPLSDSILAEKTVTVLDDRVTIVDLGVQLVAGLSLSLRPHRLDKRAIISTAVAQDVLRAPQQEAIVSSWILFSDGSVTPLDIYDSKDFSVTVSSLDEMVVSVQANLQSKWPVVVAEGEGQGPLIKLEMMISEPCQKTKRKSVLAVGKGNVKVKFEANTGAHQGGTNDVEGGSREYKDHVRNSIEREGGQERAVQQRFQHGALGGHGERTNQSTTPQSPMEGKDKKLLKSGGPDAFTSFPTQGKLPEPHNPSDLTVTSRGLTDLEIGMYALLCVFCLAILVFLINCVAFAWKYRHKRFAVSEQGDIPHSHDWVWLGNDVELLENPVDVTLPSEECTTMIDRGLQSEERNFLLNGGSQKTFPSQLLRPSDFVYEKDMKNEPLSSSGPKRKRVKFTSYTTILPEDGGPYTNSIPFDSDDSIQWVCPDMGLGASQGFREYMERLQDQM